The following coding sequences are from one Coriobacteriia bacterium window:
- the thrS gene encoding threonine--tRNA ligase codes for MPEISVTLPDGSALGVPEGATVLDVAEKIGSRLAAAALAGRIDGRMVDMRATVIDGARIEIITERSGEALELLRHSAAHVMAEAIKQLFPLAKFGIGPAVEDGFYYDIEIDRTFTPEDLGAIEDRMSAIVAEEQPFERTVLDKLEAERVFDGQPYKLELIADLPDAEELSAYTSGIFTDLCRGPHVPHTGWIKAFKLMKVAGAYWRGDSTRPMLQRIYGTAWFSEKDLAAYLTRLEEAEKRDHRKLGKELDLFHFDELAGSGLVLYHPKGARVLHELIEWLSADLYERGYEEIRTPHIYKADVWKTSGHWDYYQENMYPFQIDEGEGKEPTDYAVKPMNCPGALLVYRADVRSYRDLPMRLFEFGTVYRHEKSGVVHGLMRARGFTQDDAHIFCTGEQIVPEVKAMLDIVKFIMDTFGFEYTAEVSTKPEKSVGSDADWELATKALMTALEEWGLSYQINEGDGAFYGPKIDIKVKDAIGRIWQLSTIQVDFNNPERFDITYRTAENTEERPFMLHRAIFGSMERFFGILIEHTAGAFPTWLAPVQAVIIPIADRHLEHCDAVRVRLNKAGVRAEVYADNDPMRVKIAKAQQQKVPYMLVVGDKEIESDTVGVRERLAGDIGAMGVDEFAVRVRAERP; via the coding sequence ATGCCCGAGATCTCCGTCACGCTGCCGGACGGCAGCGCGCTTGGCGTCCCCGAAGGTGCGACCGTGCTCGACGTTGCCGAGAAGATCGGCTCGCGTCTCGCGGCGGCGGCACTCGCCGGCCGCATCGACGGTCGAATGGTGGACATGCGAGCTACGGTGATCGACGGCGCGCGGATCGAGATCATCACCGAGCGCAGCGGCGAGGCCCTCGAGCTGCTGCGTCACTCGGCGGCGCACGTCATGGCCGAGGCGATCAAGCAGCTCTTCCCGCTCGCGAAGTTCGGCATCGGGCCGGCGGTCGAGGACGGCTTCTACTACGACATCGAGATCGACCGCACGTTCACGCCCGAGGACCTCGGCGCGATCGAGGACCGCATGAGTGCGATCGTGGCCGAGGAGCAGCCGTTCGAGCGCACGGTGCTCGACAAGCTCGAGGCCGAGCGCGTCTTCGACGGCCAGCCGTACAAGCTCGAGCTGATCGCAGATCTCCCGGACGCCGAGGAGCTCTCGGCGTACACCTCGGGCATCTTCACCGACCTGTGCCGCGGCCCGCACGTTCCGCACACGGGGTGGATCAAGGCGTTCAAGCTGATGAAGGTCGCCGGCGCCTACTGGCGCGGCGACTCGACACGCCCGATGCTGCAGCGCATCTACGGCACCGCGTGGTTCTCCGAGAAGGACCTCGCGGCGTACCTGACGCGCCTCGAGGAGGCCGAGAAGCGCGATCACCGCAAGCTCGGCAAGGAGCTCGACTTGTTCCACTTCGACGAACTCGCGGGTAGCGGCCTGGTGCTCTACCACCCGAAGGGCGCCCGCGTGCTCCACGAGCTCATCGAGTGGCTCTCCGCCGACCTGTACGAACGCGGCTACGAGGAGATCCGCACGCCGCACATCTACAAGGCCGACGTGTGGAAGACGAGCGGTCACTGGGACTACTACCAGGAGAACATGTACCCCTTCCAGATCGACGAGGGGGAGGGCAAGGAGCCGACCGACTACGCAGTCAAGCCGATGAACTGCCCCGGTGCGCTCTTGGTCTACCGTGCCGATGTGCGCTCGTACCGCGATCTGCCGATGCGTCTCTTCGAGTTCGGCACGGTCTACCGCCACGAGAAGAGCGGCGTGGTGCACGGCCTCATGCGCGCCCGTGGGTTCACCCAGGACGATGCGCATATCTTCTGCACCGGCGAGCAGATCGTGCCTGAGGTCAAGGCGATGCTCGACATCGTGAAGTTCATCATGGACACCTTCGGCTTCGAGTACACAGCCGAGGTCTCGACCAAGCCCGAGAAGTCGGTGGGCAGCGACGCGGACTGGGAGCTGGCGACCAAGGCGCTCATGACCGCGCTCGAGGAATGGGGGCTGTCGTACCAGATCAACGAGGGCGACGGCGCCTTCTACGGGCCCAAGATCGACATCAAGGTGAAGGACGCCATCGGCCGCATCTGGCAGCTCTCGACGATCCAGGTGGACTTCAACAACCCGGAGCGTTTCGACATCACCTACCGCACCGCCGAGAACACCGAGGAGCGGCCGTTCATGCTGCACCGGGCCATCTTCGGCTCGATGGAGCGCTTCTTCGGCATCCTCATCGAGCATACTGCCGGCGCGTTCCCCACGTGGCTTGCGCCGGTGCAGGCCGTGATCATTCCGATCGCCGATCGGCACCTCGAGCACTGCGACGCGGTGCGCGTGCGGCTCAACAAGGCCGGAGTACGTGCCGAGGTGTATGCCGACAACGATCCCATGCGCGTGAAGATCGCCAAGGCGCAGCAGCAGAAGGTTCCGTACATGCTCGTGGTGGGGGACAAGGAAATCGAGTCCGACACCGTGGGCGTGCGCGAGCGGCTTGCGGGCGACATCGGCGCGATGGGCGTAGACGAGTTCGCAGTGAGAGTACGCGCCGAGCGGCCGTAG
- a CDS encoding valine--tRNA ligase translates to MTQMPSAYEPDAVEGRIFGLWAEGGYFSQAPEGEAPFTVVIPPPNVTGSLHMGHALNNTIQDVVIRRSRMTGRPTRWVIGTDHAGIATQNKVEQKLAAEGLSRNDVGRERFIEMCWEWREQHGSIIIEQLKRMGCSCDYADEHFTMDEAYQRAVRRVFVDWFDSGLIYRGKRIINWCPRCATALSDIEVEHEELDSHLWHIRYPLKEPVAGRDHLIVATTRPETMLGDTCVAVHPDDERYTGLVGATVVLPLLGREIPIVADAYVDPSFGTGAVKVTPAHDPNDFDIAERHGIEKINVLNADATITAEGGPYEGLDRYEARTRIVADLEAAGLLVGIDDHVHAVGHCYRCHTVVEPWLSDQWFVDMKPLAAPAIEVVRSERVIFHPRRWENVYYHWMENIRDWCISRQLWWGHRIPVYYCDACGLTKASMEDLGKCPECGSPVRQDEDVLDTWFSSQLWPFATLGWPDETPELDFFYPTTVLSTARDILFLWVARMIMSGLYFVGDVPYKDVIIHPTVFNAEGKRMSKSLGTGVDPLDLMAHYGADGMRFGLMLQVTGNQDIKFAEDKLASSRNFANKIWNASRFVLMNLGEDFVPGQPVVESVADAWILSRLADLSARVDEGLLAYEFGETARALYEFFWNEFCDWYIELAKPRLAAGGDARQTVLRNLVFVLDHALRLLHPMMPFVTEEIWGRLPLAEADRTAALMIAAWPDPVVLAEYRDEDAERSIGRLVELVVGVRAVRARYGISPKQGLRVEFKTAGDADNTWVQEEFGHMKSLAGVTDFSAGVDAVKPPHSAVFVAGDMTVFVPLEGLVDFAAERARIAAELARAEEDLGRLTKKLSNEGFLAKAAPEIIEKDRAKAGELSATITKLTGQLAELAD, encoded by the coding sequence ATGACCCAGATGCCATCGGCATACGAGCCGGACGCCGTTGAGGGACGCATCTTCGGCCTCTGGGCCGAGGGGGGCTACTTCTCCCAGGCTCCGGAGGGGGAGGCGCCGTTCACGGTGGTCATCCCGCCGCCGAACGTCACCGGCTCGCTTCACATGGGCCACGCGCTCAACAACACCATCCAGGACGTGGTGATCCGGCGCTCGCGTATGACCGGGCGCCCCACTCGCTGGGTCATCGGCACCGATCACGCCGGCATCGCCACCCAGAACAAGGTGGAGCAGAAGCTGGCGGCGGAGGGTCTGTCGCGCAATGACGTGGGTCGCGAGCGCTTCATCGAGATGTGCTGGGAGTGGCGCGAGCAGCACGGCAGCATCATCATCGAGCAGCTCAAGCGGATGGGGTGCAGCTGCGACTACGCCGACGAGCACTTCACGATGGATGAAGCGTATCAGCGTGCTGTGCGCAGGGTGTTCGTGGACTGGTTCGATAGCGGGCTCATCTACCGCGGCAAGCGCATCATCAACTGGTGTCCGCGTTGCGCGACCGCGCTTTCGGACATCGAGGTGGAACACGAGGAGCTCGACAGCCACCTCTGGCACATCCGCTACCCGCTCAAGGAGCCGGTGGCCGGACGTGATCATCTGATCGTTGCGACGACCCGGCCCGAGACGATGCTCGGCGACACGTGCGTCGCGGTGCATCCCGACGATGAGCGCTACACGGGTCTTGTCGGCGCCACCGTCGTATTGCCACTGCTCGGTCGCGAGATCCCGATCGTTGCGGATGCGTACGTCGATCCGTCGTTCGGCACGGGCGCAGTGAAGGTGACCCCCGCCCATGACCCGAACGACTTCGACATCGCCGAACGGCATGGGATCGAGAAGATCAACGTCCTCAACGCGGATGCGACGATCACTGCCGAGGGTGGCCCCTACGAGGGCCTCGACCGCTACGAGGCTCGCACGCGCATCGTTGCCGATCTTGAGGCAGCAGGGCTGCTCGTCGGCATCGACGATCACGTCCACGCGGTCGGACACTGTTATCGCTGTCACACCGTGGTGGAGCCGTGGCTTTCGGACCAGTGGTTCGTGGACATGAAACCGCTCGCGGCTCCCGCGATCGAGGTTGTGCGAAGCGAGCGGGTGATCTTCCACCCCCGGCGGTGGGAGAACGTCTACTACCACTGGATGGAGAACATCCGCGACTGGTGCATCAGCCGTCAGCTCTGGTGGGGCCACCGCATCCCCGTGTACTACTGCGATGCATGCGGACTCACCAAAGCGAGCATGGAGGATCTCGGGAAGTGCCCGGAATGCGGGTCGCCCGTGCGCCAGGACGAGGACGTGCTGGACACATGGTTCTCGTCGCAGCTCTGGCCGTTCGCGACCCTCGGTTGGCCGGACGAGACGCCCGAGCTCGACTTCTTCTATCCCACGACCGTGCTCTCAACGGCCCGCGACATCCTCTTCCTGTGGGTCGCGCGCATGATCATGAGCGGTCTGTACTTCGTCGGCGACGTCCCGTACAAAGACGTCATCATCCACCCGACCGTATTCAACGCCGAAGGCAAGCGGATGAGTAAGTCGCTCGGCACGGGCGTGGATCCGCTCGACCTCATGGCCCACTACGGCGCCGACGGCATGCGCTTCGGCCTCATGCTGCAGGTCACCGGCAACCAGGACATCAAGTTCGCCGAGGACAAGCTGGCCTCGAGCCGCAACTTCGCGAACAAGATCTGGAACGCGAGCCGCTTCGTGCTGATGAACCTTGGCGAGGACTTCGTGCCCGGGCAGCCGGTTGTCGAATCGGTGGCCGACGCGTGGATACTCTCGCGTCTGGCGGATCTCTCGGCACGCGTGGACGAGGGGCTGCTCGCCTACGAGTTCGGCGAGACCGCACGCGCGCTGTACGAGTTCTTCTGGAACGAGTTCTGCGATTGGTACATCGAGCTCGCAAAGCCACGCCTTGCCGCAGGTGGCGATGCCCGGCAGACGGTGCTTCGCAATCTCGTATTCGTGCTCGATCACGCGCTCAGGCTCCTGCATCCGATGATGCCGTTCGTGACCGAGGAGATCTGGGGCCGTTTGCCGCTTGCCGAAGCGGACCGCACCGCAGCGCTCATGATCGCCGCATGGCCCGATCCGGTCGTGCTCGCGGAGTACCGCGACGAAGACGCCGAACGCTCGATCGGCAGGCTGGTGGAGCTTGTGGTGGGCGTCCGCGCCGTTCGCGCCCGCTACGGCATCTCGCCGAAGCAGGGGTTGCGGGTCGAGTTCAAGACCGCCGGCGACGCGGACAACACCTGGGTGCAGGAGGAGTTCGGGCACATGAAGTCGCTCGCCGGGGTCACCGACTTCAGCGCGGGTGTGGACGCGGTCAAGCCGCCGCATTCGGCGGTCTTCGTGGCGGGCGATATGACCGTGTTCGTGCCGCTCGAAGGACTCGTGGACTTCGCCGCAGAGCGCGCGCGCATCGCGGCAGAACTCGCCAGGGCCGAAGAGGACCTCGGCCGGCTCACGAAGAAGCTCTCCAACGAGGGGTTCCTCGCCAAGGCGGCGCCGGAGATCATCGAGAAGGACCGCGCGAAGGCAGGGGAGCTCTCCGCGACGATCACCAAGCTGACCGGCCAGCTCGCGGAGCTTGCTGACTGA
- a CDS encoding zinc ribbon domain-containing protein — MDDLFGEILDPIINSAAVKLASNLCLLFFVVFSVALIFWTWRDSERRGAMPWFWALVVLLFNVLGWMIYMVVRPPEYAEDARERELEIRAREAELQREAATCPACFKPIEPDFLICPSCMKKLRKECISCTKPLKLDWQVCPYCKTKQ; from the coding sequence ATGGACGATCTGTTCGGCGAGATTCTCGACCCGATCATCAACAGTGCGGCGGTCAAGCTCGCCAGCAACCTATGCCTGCTCTTCTTCGTGGTCTTCTCGGTGGCTCTCATCTTCTGGACGTGGCGCGACTCCGAGCGGCGCGGTGCGATGCCGTGGTTCTGGGCGCTTGTGGTGCTGCTCTTCAACGTCTTAGGCTGGATGATCTACATGGTCGTCCGTCCGCCCGAATATGCCGAGGATGCACGGGAGCGCGAGCTTGAGATCCGCGCCCGGGAGGCTGAGCTCCAGCGTGAAGCGGCAACGTGTCCCGCATGCTTCAAGCCGATAGAGCCCGACTTCCTCATCTGTCCGTCGTGCATGAAGAAGCTCCGCAAGGAGTGCATCAGCTGCACCAAGCCGCTGAAGCTCGACTGGCAGGTCTGCCCGTACTGCAAGACGAAGCAGTAG
- a CDS encoding Mur ligase family protein translates to MTAGELTYEQAIARLGEALKFGINPSLEGIRSLTRALGMPQTSFRCIQVTGTNGKTSVVRMIGAALAAMGHTSGAYTSPHLISYTERFEIDGVSVTEDALARALSEVFTAAGSLEREFTEFELLTAAAFILFKAHRVEWAVLEVGMGGRWDATSVVDPQVAVITGVGLDHTDRLGATREEIAVDKSYIIKRGSLAIIGPGCEGVDHIFENRAIQMASPYVMRVGVGPNPDVTWQIVRRPRTPGGTLTVDVSVHGVQTRRATLRAPSYQAPNVATAMAAVGGALWDVGPDDAAEKLSKVLRFPGRFELLRDDPPLVIDGAHNPQAAEMLATAIREAFGEKLPVVLLAIFSDKDAEGIIRALTPVAHAFVVTENGSPRCMEAGALAAIVEAVTGVAPVVEPALEAALLAAGISGRGVVATGSLYTAGAVRALFVR, encoded by the coding sequence ATGACTGCCGGCGAACTCACGTACGAGCAGGCGATCGCCCGGCTGGGTGAGGCGCTGAAGTTCGGCATCAACCCGTCCCTTGAGGGCATCCGGTCTCTCACGCGGGCCCTCGGCATGCCGCAGACGTCGTTTCGCTGCATCCAGGTGACCGGAACGAACGGCAAGACGTCGGTGGTTCGCATGATCGGGGCCGCTCTCGCGGCCATGGGCCACACGTCCGGGGCCTACACGAGCCCCCACCTCATCTCCTACACCGAGCGCTTCGAGATCGACGGGGTGTCGGTGACCGAGGACGCACTGGCGCGCGCCCTCAGCGAGGTCTTCACCGCAGCCGGGTCGCTCGAGAGGGAGTTCACCGAGTTCGAGCTTCTCACCGCCGCCGCGTTCATCCTGTTCAAGGCCCATCGCGTGGAATGGGCCGTGCTCGAAGTGGGAATGGGCGGCCGGTGGGACGCGACGAGCGTGGTGGATCCCCAGGTAGCCGTGATCACCGGCGTGGGACTCGACCACACCGATCGCCTCGGAGCTACGCGCGAGGAGATCGCCGTTGACAAGTCGTACATCATCAAGCGGGGTTCTCTCGCGATCATCGGGCCTGGTTGCGAGGGCGTGGACCACATCTTCGAGAACCGGGCGATTCAGATGGCGAGCCCCTATGTGATGCGGGTCGGCGTCGGGCCGAATCCCGACGTGACCTGGCAGATCGTGCGACGGCCCAGGACTCCCGGGGGCACGCTCACGGTCGACGTGAGCGTGCATGGGGTTCAAACCCGCCGCGCGACCTTGCGCGCGCCCTCGTACCAGGCTCCCAATGTCGCCACTGCGATGGCAGCTGTGGGAGGCGCGCTTTGGGATGTTGGGCCCGACGACGCAGCCGAGAAGTTGTCGAAGGTTCTTCGCTTCCCCGGCCGCTTCGAGCTCCTGCGCGATGACCCGCCGCTGGTCATCGACGGCGCGCACAACCCGCAGGCTGCCGAGATGCTTGCCACGGCGATACGGGAGGCGTTCGGCGAGAAGCTGCCGGTCGTGCTGCTTGCGATCTTCTCGGACAAAGACGCCGAGGGCATCATTCGTGCGCTCACCCCGGTGGCGCACGCGTTCGTCGTGACCGAGAACGGATCCCCGCGCTGCATGGAGGCCGGGGCGCTTGCAGCGATCGTCGAGGCTGTGACCGGCGTGGCACCGGTGGTCGAGCCCGCGCTCGAGGCGGCGCTGCTTGCTGCCGGGATATCGGGGCGGGGCGTTGTGGCCACGGGCAGTCTCTACACCGCCGGTGCGGTGCGTGCTCTCTTCGTGCGCTAG
- the clpX gene encoding ATP-dependent Clp protease ATP-binding subunit ClpX produces the protein MDRHDDNERLVCSFCGKPQHQVRKLVAGPNVYICDECIDLCCEIVDEEAIEPTAEAPAGDLPTPREILAALDDYVVGQDLAKKTLSVAVYNHYKRMRCAADEAETVEIAKSNIMLLGPTGCGKTLLAQTLARILKVPFAIADATTLTEAGYVGEDVENILLKLITAADFDIPRAEVGIIYIDEIDKIARKAENLSITRDVSGEGVQQALLKIIEGTEASVPPQGGRKHPQQELIKIDTTNVLFLLGGAFVGLEKIVADRIGKKGVGFGAEIHEADQHDTGVLLAQVLPEDLHKFGLIPEFIGRIPVTAHVEELDEDELVRILTEPKNALVRQYRRLFEMEGVDLVFTPEALREVATQAIARQTGARGLRSILENLLLDTMYELPSREDVERVTITEDVVLGTMEPVQTLHGAKDASA, from the coding sequence ATGGACCGTCACGACGACAACGAGCGGCTCGTCTGCTCCTTCTGCGGCAAGCCGCAGCACCAGGTGCGCAAGCTCGTAGCGGGCCCGAACGTCTACATCTGCGACGAGTGCATCGACCTGTGCTGTGAGATCGTCGACGAGGAAGCGATCGAGCCCACAGCCGAGGCCCCCGCTGGTGACCTGCCCACGCCCAGGGAGATCCTTGCGGCACTGGACGACTACGTCGTCGGGCAAGACCTCGCGAAGAAGACGCTTTCGGTCGCCGTCTACAACCACTACAAGCGCATGCGCTGCGCCGCCGACGAGGCCGAGACGGTCGAGATCGCCAAGAGCAACATCATGCTGCTCGGCCCCACAGGCTGCGGCAAGACGCTGCTTGCGCAGACCCTGGCGCGCATCCTGAAGGTGCCGTTCGCCATCGCGGATGCTACTACGCTGACCGAGGCGGGCTACGTGGGCGAGGATGTCGAGAACATCTTGCTCAAGCTCATCACCGCTGCGGACTTCGACATCCCCCGCGCCGAGGTCGGCATCATCTACATCGATGAGATCGACAAGATAGCGCGCAAGGCCGAGAACCTCTCGATCACCCGCGACGTTTCCGGCGAGGGCGTGCAGCAGGCGCTGCTCAAGATCATCGAGGGCACCGAGGCCTCGGTGCCGCCCCAGGGCGGCCGGAAGCATCCGCAGCAGGAGCTCATCAAGATCGACACCACCAACGTGCTGTTCCTTCTTGGCGGCGCGTTCGTGGGTCTTGAGAAGATCGTCGCGGACCGCATCGGTAAGAAGGGCGTCGGTTTCGGCGCCGAGATCCACGAGGCTGATCAGCACGACACTGGCGTCCTGCTCGCGCAGGTGCTGCCCGAGGACCTTCACAAGTTCGGGCTGATTCCCGAGTTCATCGGGCGCATTCCGGTGACGGCGCACGTCGAGGAGCTCGATGAGGACGAACTGGTCCGGATCCTGACCGAGCCCAAGAACGCGCTCGTGCGGCAGTACCGCCGGCTGTTCGAGATGGAAGGCGTGGATCTCGTGTTCACCCCCGAAGCCCTGCGCGAGGTGGCCACGCAGGCCATCGCGCGTCAGACGGGTGCCCGGGGCCTACGCTCGATCCTCGAGAATCTGCTGCTCGACACCATGTACGAGCTGCCGAGTCGTGAGGACGTGGAGCGCGTGACGATCACCGAGGACGTGGTGCTCGGCACCATGGAGCCCGTGCAAACGCTCCACGGAGCCAAGGACGCGAGCGCATAG
- the rpmI gene encoding 50S ribosomal protein L35 — protein MPKMRTHKGTAKRFKLTGTGKIKRAKAFKSHILEKKSPKRKRNFRHDGLVHKADTDVIKKQLGIG, from the coding sequence ATGCCCAAGATGAGGACCCACAAGGGTACCGCGAAGCGCTTCAAGCTCACGGGTACCGGCAAGATCAAGCGGGCGAAGGCCTTCAAGAGCCACATCCTCGAGAAGAAGAGCCCCAAGCGTAAGCGCAACTTCCGTCACGACGGACTTGTGCACAAGGCGGATACAGACGTCATCAAGAAGCAGCTGGGCATCGGCTAA
- the infC gene encoding translation initiation factor IF-3 produces MGPPFTGGDAISTTEPRLNDRIRVPRCRLIGEDGEQLGIFMMEDALRMADEAALDLVEIAPSADPPVCKIMDYGKYKYELEQKAKKARKNQTRVEIKEIKFRPKIDIHDYETKKKHVVRFLEAGAKVKVTIMFRGREMVHAERGLAILEKLESEIAELAFVESKPKLEGRNMFMLVAPTKKDIVKPKSAKDETADADDAVTEAPDAEE; encoded by the coding sequence TTGGGGCCCCCGTTCACCGGAGGTGACGCTATCAGCACGACAGAGCCCAGGCTCAACGACCGGATCAGGGTACCGCGCTGCCGTCTGATCGGCGAAGACGGAGAGCAGCTCGGCATCTTCATGATGGAGGATGCGCTCAGAATGGCCGATGAGGCCGCGCTCGATCTCGTGGAGATCGCGCCGAGTGCAGACCCGCCGGTCTGCAAGATCATGGACTACGGCAAGTACAAGTACGAACTGGAGCAGAAGGCCAAGAAGGCTCGCAAGAACCAGACGCGGGTCGAGATCAAAGAAATCAAGTTCCGCCCCAAGATCGACATCCACGACTACGAGACCAAGAAGAAGCACGTCGTGCGCTTCCTGGAGGCCGGTGCGAAGGTCAAGGTCACGATCATGTTCCGCGGTCGTGAGATGGTTCACGCGGAGCGCGGGCTCGCGATCCTCGAGAAGCTGGAGAGCGAGATCGCGGAACTCGCCTTCGTTGAGAGCAAGCCGAAGCTTGAAGGTCGCAACATGTTCATGCTCGTGGCGCCGACCAAGAAGGATATCGTGAAGCCGAAGTCGGCCAAGGACGAGACCGCTGACGCGGACGACGCAGTCACCGAAGCGCCGGACGCTGAGGAATAG